The Candidatus Hydrogenedentota bacterium sequence CAACCGAGTGAGTGCCAGCGAAGGTTCCGGGTTTTCCGCGAGTGCGTGCGCCAGATGTTCCGCAAGTCCGGGCCGCTCTTCGGATAGAAGCGATTCCAGCGTTTGCGCCGACTGTTCCGGCTGCGTAAACGTGATTGACGCAAATTCGGGCCTCATGACTCGCCTCTCGCCGCTGTCCACAACCGTCCCACGGCCTCGCCCGCCGAGGCCAGAAGCGACTCTACGTTCTCCATGGCGTATTCCGAGGACATGGGTCCGGTGCACAACGAAAACGCCGCCGTTACGCCTTCTCGATAGACCGCCTCGAAGCCGGGCCCCAAAGCCCCCGCAATCGCAACGCAAGGCACGCCCAATCGCTTGGCGATTCGCGCCACACCTACCGGGGTCTTACCTTTCACGGACTGACCATCGAGCCTTCCTTCGCCGGTTATCACGAGGTCGGCCCCTTCTATCCGGCTGGCCAGGCCGAACGCATCCGCAATGATCTCCACGCCCGGCTTGAGGTGCGCGCCGGTAAACACCACCAGGCCCGCGCCAAGCCCTCCCGCCGCGCCTGCTCCCGGCAAGTTTTCCACGTGAACGTTCATTTGCTTAGCTGCCACTTCCGCGAAGTGCCGCAGCGCGTCGTCCAGTTCACGGACCATCTCCGGCGTAGCGCCCTTCTGAGGGCCGTACACCGCCGAAGCGCCGTCCTGTCCGCACAACGGATTCGCGACGTCGCACGCCACGAGAATCTCGCACGCTGCGAGACCCCGGTGCTTTCGGGTAGCGTCAATGCGCGCCAACCGCGCCAGGGCCGCGCCGCCTACCGGTAGTTCCTGTCCGTCTTCATCGAGCAGCGAGTAGCCCAGCGCTTGCGCCGCGCCGGCACCCCCGTCGTTGGTCGCACTTCCTCCGATACCGATGATGATTCGGGATACGCCACGGTCAAGGGCATCGCACAGCAGTTCGCCTGTTCCTCGCGTCGTCGTAACGAGCGGGTTACGTCGCGCGGCGGGTACCAATGCCAAACCCGACGCTGCCGCCATCTCGATGACGGCCGTTGAGCCATCTCCCAATAACCCGTATGTGGCCAGGACCGGGTCTCCCAACGGCCCGGTTACTTCTAAGTCGATGATCGTGCCGCCGGTCGCGGTAACCAGCGAATCGACGGTGCCTTCGCCTCCGTCCGCCATGGGAACGATGTCTACGATCGCATGAGGCTGCGCTTTCGCCAGCCCCTCGGCAATGGATCTCGCGACCACCGATGCCGGCGCGCACTCTTTAAACGAATCTGGCGCTACTACAAAGCGCATAATTCTCCACTTCGTTGGGTTGATGCCTCGGAGTTTTCAACAATACTAGGATGTGCTCGACAAAGTAAATTTCTGAAAGGAAGCGCCTGGGTCGTCTGTGACTTTGAGCTGTCGCGTTGAGTCCGCTCCCCGCTCATTCGCGGACACCCAGCCTCGTTTCCTCCCCGGCAGGATGTCCGTTTTTGTTTGTATCCCTCGCGTCTCCTTTCCCCGTATTTGCCTTGATAAAATCGGCGTACTCTGTGTATGCTCAGCCCATGATCAGCGAATTTCCCCTTCGAAACCGCGTCAAAGAGCTTCGCGAG is a genomic window containing:
- a CDS encoding glycerate kinase, encoding MRFVVAPDSFKECAPASVVARSIAEGLAKAQPHAIVDIVPMADGGEGTVDSLVTATGGTIIDLEVTGPLGDPVLATYGLLGDGSTAVIEMAAASGLALVPAARRNPLVTTTRGTGELLCDALDRGVSRIIIGIGGSATNDGGAGAAQALGYSLLDEDGQELPVGGAALARLARIDATRKHRGLAACEILVACDVANPLCGQDGASAVYGPQKGATPEMVRELDDALRHFAEVAAKQMNVHVENLPGAGAAGGLGAGLVVFTGAHLKPGVEIIADAFGLASRIEGADLVITGEGRLDGQSVKGKTPVGVARIAKRLGVPCVAIAGALGPGFEAVYREGVTAAFSLCTGPMSSEYAMENVESLLASAGEAVGRLWTAARGES